The following are encoded together in the Flavobacterium sp. TR2 genome:
- the murC gene encoding UDP-N-acetylmuramate--L-alanine ligase — MKTHFIAIGGSAMHNLALALHNKGYQVTGSDDAIFEPSKSRLEKKGILPAELGWFPEKITSDIDAIILGMHAKADNPELLKAQELGLKIYSYPEFLYEQSKNKTRVVIGGSHGKTTITSMILHVMHYHNIAVDYMVGAQLEGFDTMVHLTEENDFMVLEGDEYLSSPIDRRPKFHLYQPNIALISGIAWDHINVFPTYENYVEQFEIFIEKITNGGILVYNENDPEVKRVSEAATNPIRKIAYSTPEYTVSDGVTLLKTPEGDMPIEVFGAHNLNNLAGAKWICQNMGVDEADFYEAIASFKGASKRLEKIAEGKGKVAYKDFAHSPSKVAATTKAVKEQYPNRTLVACLELHTYSSLNAEFLKEYEGALEYADVAVVFYSPDAVKIKQLEEVTYEQIATAFNRKDLIIYTNPAEFKEYLFNLNLDNSALLLMSSGNYGGLNFDEVKSLIN; from the coding sequence ATGAAAACACATTTCATCGCCATTGGCGGAAGTGCAATGCACAACCTAGCATTAGCATTACATAACAAAGGATATCAAGTTACAGGAAGTGATGATGCTATTTTTGAACCTTCAAAATCAAGATTAGAAAAAAAAGGAATTCTTCCGGCAGAATTGGGTTGGTTTCCAGAAAAAATAACTTCTGATATTGATGCTATTATTTTAGGAATGCACGCCAAAGCAGATAACCCTGAATTGCTGAAAGCGCAGGAATTAGGCCTGAAAATCTATTCTTATCCAGAATTTTTATATGAGCAGTCAAAAAATAAGACGCGTGTTGTAATCGGCGGTTCGCATGGAAAAACCACCATTACCTCAATGATACTTCATGTAATGCATTATCATAATATTGCAGTAGATTATATGGTAGGGGCTCAGTTGGAAGGATTTGATACAATGGTGCATCTTACAGAAGAAAACGATTTTATGGTTTTGGAAGGCGATGAGTATTTGTCTTCGCCAATTGACAGACGTCCGAAGTTTCATTTGTATCAGCCCAATATTGCTTTGATTTCTGGAATTGCTTGGGATCATATTAATGTTTTTCCAACGTACGAAAACTATGTGGAGCAGTTTGAAATTTTCATTGAAAAAATTACTAATGGAGGAATTTTGGTTTACAATGAAAATGATCCAGAAGTAAAACGTGTTTCTGAAGCAGCAACCAATCCGATTAGAAAAATTGCCTATTCGACTCCTGAATATACTGTAAGCGACGGCGTAACTTTATTGAAAACTCCGGAAGGCGATATGCCAATTGAAGTTTTTGGAGCGCATAACTTAAATAATCTTGCTGGAGCAAAATGGATCTGCCAGAATATGGGTGTAGACGAAGCCGATTTCTACGAAGCAATTGCGAGCTTTAAAGGAGCTTCTAAACGTTTAGAGAAAATCGCAGAAGGAAAAGGAAAAGTCGCTTATAAAGATTTTGCGCATTCGCCAAGTAAAGTGGCTGCGACGACAAAAGCGGTTAAAGAGCAGTATCCTAACAGAACTTTGGTAGCTTGTTTAGAATTGCATACTTATAGCAGCTTAAATGCTGAATTTTTGAAAGAATATGAAGGCGCTTTAGAATATGCTGATGTTGCTGTTGTTTTTTACTCGCCAGATGCTGTAAAAATTAAGCAGCTTGAAGAAGTGACTTACGAACAGATTGCTACAGCGTTCAACAGAAAAGATTTAATCATTTATACCAATCCAGCAGAATTTAAAGAATATTTATTCAACTTAAATTTAGATAATTCGGCTCTTTTATTAATGAGTTCAGGAAATTATGGAGGACTAAATTTTGATGAAGTAAAAAGTCTGATTAATTAA
- a CDS encoding S46 family peptidase — MKKVILFLTMCLMAFPMRADEGMWFLMFIERLNHRDMEKMGLQLTAEEIYSINHHSLKDAIVQFNGGCTAEIVSNSGLVLTNHHCGYSAIAELSTAEQNHLKNGFWAKSRSEELKPKSLFVRFFVRMDDVSKRILSKVNDTMTETERNKVIQQEIALIEKENSENGKYTVSVRPFFQGNEYYYFVYQDYTDVRLVGTPPESVGKFGGDTDNWEWPRQTGDFSMFRVYADKDGNPAAYSKDNVPLQPKHYLPVSLKGVKENDFAMILGYPGRTNRWMPAGGIEQNIKYAYPAWVEGAKTGMDVMKKYMDKDATVRLQYASKYASTANYWKNRQGMIDALTKAGTVDAKTEQEDKFYEWATKPANKEKYENVIPTINDYYRETNLKARHDNYLTQLLRTSAYATGPANLGNALIAYYKENDAKKAEMLPKINALVESIYGDFYAPLEKDVLTAQLNLYASKAAEYGLAPEIAKMKTANNGDFTADVAKATEISYFTTKEKVLAFLADPKPLAIVHDPLYIISNDLLTKYRSKTDDQAKADDGFAAAYRKLVEGLRESKLNAIKYPDANSTLRLTYGKVRALPADPRNDAKINNYTTMESMVKKYKAGDQEFDLPARLLELNKKKDYGQYADKAGYMPVNFLTDNDITGGNSGSPVLNGKGELIGIAFDGNIEAMAGDVIFDSKLQRTINVDIRYVLWIIDKYAGAKNIIDELTIAK, encoded by the coding sequence ATGAAAAAAGTAATTTTATTCTTGACCATGTGCCTTATGGCTTTCCCAATGAGAGCCGATGAAGGAATGTGGTTTTTGATGTTTATCGAAAGATTGAACCATAGAGATATGGAAAAAATGGGCTTGCAATTGACAGCCGAGGAAATTTACAGCATTAATCACCATAGCTTAAAAGATGCAATTGTGCAATTTAATGGTGGTTGTACTGCAGAAATCGTTTCTAATAGCGGTTTGGTACTTACGAATCATCACTGCGGATATAGTGCGATTGCAGAACTTTCAACTGCAGAACAAAATCATTTGAAAAATGGTTTTTGGGCAAAAAGCCGTTCAGAAGAACTAAAACCTAAATCTTTGTTTGTTCGTTTCTTCGTTCGTATGGATGATGTTTCAAAAAGAATCTTGTCAAAAGTAAATGATACTATGACAGAAACGGAAAGAAACAAAGTTATTCAGCAAGAAATCGCTTTGATCGAAAAAGAAAACAGCGAAAACGGAAAGTATACAGTTTCTGTTCGTCCTTTCTTTCAAGGAAATGAATATTACTATTTTGTTTACCAAGATTACACAGACGTTCGTTTAGTAGGAACTCCTCCTGAAAGCGTTGGTAAATTTGGTGGGGATACAGATAACTGGGAGTGGCCGCGTCAAACTGGAGATTTCTCTATGTTTAGAGTGTATGCTGACAAAGACGGAAATCCAGCTGCATATTCTAAAGACAATGTGCCATTACAGCCAAAGCACTATTTGCCTGTAAGTTTAAAAGGAGTAAAAGAAAATGATTTTGCAATGATCTTAGGTTATCCAGGTAGAACAAACCGTTGGATGCCAGCTGGAGGAATTGAGCAAAACATTAAATATGCTTATCCTGCTTGGGTTGAAGGTGCAAAAACAGGAATGGATGTTATGAAAAAGTATATGGATAAAGATGCAACTGTTCGTTTACAGTACGCCTCTAAATATGCTTCGACTGCAAACTACTGGAAAAACCGTCAAGGTATGATCGATGCTTTAACAAAAGCTGGAACGGTTGATGCTAAAACTGAACAAGAAGATAAATTCTACGAGTGGGCAACTAAACCTGCAAACAAAGAGAAATATGAAAATGTAATTCCGACAATCAACGATTATTACAGAGAAACAAACTTAAAAGCACGTCATGATAATTATTTGACACAGCTTTTACGTACTTCTGCGTATGCAACTGGACCAGCTAATTTAGGAAATGCATTAATTGCTTACTATAAAGAAAATGATGCTAAAAAAGCTGAAATGCTTCCTAAAATCAATGCGTTGGTAGAAAGTATTTATGGAGATTTTTATGCGCCATTAGAAAAAGATGTTTTAACTGCTCAATTGAATTTATACGCTTCTAAAGCTGCTGAGTACGGACTTGCGCCAGAAATTGCAAAAATGAAAACGGCTAACAACGGCGATTTTACTGCAGATGTAGCAAAAGCAACTGAAATTAGTTATTTTACAACTAAAGAAAAAGTATTGGCATTTTTAGCAGATCCAAAACCATTGGCAATTGTACACGATCCGTTGTACATTATTTCTAATGATTTATTGACTAAATACCGTTCTAAAACTGACGATCAGGCAAAAGCAGATGATGGTTTTGCAGCCGCTTACCGTAAATTGGTAGAAGGTTTGAGAGAGTCTAAATTGAATGCAATTAAATACCCTGATGCAAATTCTACGTTGAGGTTAACTTACGGAAAAGTTCGCGCTTTACCTGCAGATCCTCGCAACGATGCTAAAATCAACAACTATACTACAATGGAAAGTATGGTTAAAAAATACAAAGCAGGAGATCAGGAATTTGACTTGCCAGCTCGTTTATTAGAATTGAACAAGAAAAAAGATTACGGACAATATGCTGATAAAGCAGGATATATGCCAGTAAATTTCTTGACAGATAACGATATTACAGGAGGAAACTCTGGTTCGCCAGTTCTTAACGGAAAAGGTGAGTTAATCGGTATTGCTTTTGATGGAAACATCGAAGCGATGGCTGGTGACGTAATTTTCGATTCTAAATTGCAGAGAACTATCAACGTTGATATTCGTTATGTGCTTTGGATTATTGACAAATACGCTGGAGCTAAAAATATCATCGACGAATTGACGATTGCAAAATAA
- the obgE gene encoding GTPase ObgE — protein MTEGNFVDYVKIYVSSGKGGKGSTHLHREKFIEKGGPDGGDGGRGGHVYLVGNKGLWTLFHLKFARHIKAGHGGDGGSDRSTGADGEDKIIEVPLGTVVKDKETGETLFEITEHGEKQILARGGKGGLGNWHFRSSTNQTPRYAQPGLLGVEMDVILELKVLADVGLVGFPNAGKSTLLSVLTSAKPKIADYPFTTLKPNLGIVAYRDFQSFVIADIPGIIEGAAEGKGLGHYFLRHIERNSTLLFLIPVDTADIKAEYDILVNELTKYNPEMLDKERLVVISKCDMLDDELKAELKAELDVSFKDVPYMFISSVAQQGLTDLKDRLWKMLNE, from the coding sequence ATGACAGAAGGAAATTTTGTAGATTACGTTAAGATATATGTTTCTTCCGGAAAAGGAGGAAAAGGCTCTACGCATTTACATAGAGAGAAATTTATTGAAAAAGGAGGTCCAGACGGAGGAGACGGTGGTCGTGGAGGGCACGTGTATTTAGTTGGGAATAAAGGACTCTGGACATTATTTCATCTAAAGTTTGCGCGTCATATTAAGGCGGGGCACGGCGGAGATGGAGGTTCTGACAGAAGCACAGGTGCAGACGGAGAAGATAAAATCATTGAAGTGCCGCTAGGAACTGTTGTAAAAGACAAAGAAACTGGAGAGACACTTTTTGAAATTACAGAACATGGAGAGAAACAGATTCTGGCAAGAGGAGGAAAGGGAGGTTTAGGAAACTGGCATTTTAGAAGTTCGACAAATCAAACGCCTCGTTATGCGCAGCCAGGTTTGCTTGGTGTGGAAATGGACGTGATCCTAGAACTTAAAGTTTTGGCAGATGTTGGTTTGGTTGGTTTCCCGAATGCAGGAAAATCTACTTTATTGTCTGTTTTGACTTCTGCAAAGCCAAAAATTGCAGATTATCCGTTTACGACCTTAAAACCAAATTTAGGAATTGTGGCTTACAGAGATTTTCAATCTTTTGTAATTGCCGATATTCCTGGTATTATTGAAGGGGCAGCAGAAGGAAAAGGTTTAGGGCATTATTTCTTGCGTCATATTGAGCGTAATTCGACTTTGTTATTTTTAATTCCTGTTGACACGGCAGATATTAAAGCAGAATACGATATTTTGGTTAACGAATTGACCAAATACAATCCTGAAATGTTAGACAAAGAACGTCTTGTTGTAATCTCAAAATGCGATATGCTGGATGATGAATTGAAGGCTGAATTGAAAGCTGAATTAGACGTTTCTTTCAAAGATGTTCCTTATATGTTTATTTCATCTGTTGCGCAGCAAGGTTTGACAGATTTGAAAGACAGGCTTTGGAAAATGCTTAACGAATAA
- a CDS encoding hemolysin family protein, with translation MEILIIFFLILLNGVFSMSEIALISARKNRLETAAKKGNKSAKTALDLANSPNKFLSTVQIGITLIGILTGIYSGDKITADVELFVAGFAVLKPYAHSIAVGIVVVVLTFFSLVLGELLPKRIGLNYPEAIAKMVAMPMKVISIITAPFIWLLTSSTDFLLNVLQIKPTADGKVTEEEIKAIIKEGTEVGEVQEIEQDIVERVFHIGDRKVNSLMTHRKSVDMLPLKADKEKIKELVVQDLHAVYPVYNDNYDDIVGVVTLKNIFANIEKDNFDLGSILSDAPYLMEQTTAYKALENFKKTGVHYALVSDEYGVFQGMITLNDILEALVGDAAEFYKDEFQLIEREDGSWLVDGHYSLHDFLTYFELDELTNDYEVNTVSGMIMTELSHIPKEGEKLVWQKFVLEVVDMDGVKIDKVLVKALKE, from the coding sequence TTGGAAATACTAATTATATTTTTTCTAATTCTATTAAACGGAGTTTTCTCCATGTCTGAAATCGCCTTGATTTCGGCCCGTAAAAACAGGTTGGAAACAGCAGCGAAAAAAGGCAACAAAAGTGCTAAAACAGCACTGGACTTAGCCAATTCCCCAAATAAGTTTTTATCTACAGTACAAATCGGAATTACCTTAATCGGAATTTTGACGGGTATTTATTCTGGCGACAAAATAACGGCAGATGTTGAGCTTTTTGTTGCAGGATTTGCAGTTCTTAAACCTTATGCGCACTCGATCGCGGTAGGAATTGTGGTTGTAGTTTTAACTTTCTTCTCATTGGTTTTAGGAGAATTGCTTCCAAAACGAATTGGATTAAATTATCCGGAAGCAATTGCAAAAATGGTGGCAATGCCAATGAAAGTGATTTCGATTATTACGGCCCCATTTATTTGGCTGCTTACTTCGTCGACAGATTTTTTATTGAATGTTCTTCAAATAAAACCAACTGCTGACGGAAAAGTTACCGAAGAAGAAATTAAAGCTATCATTAAAGAAGGAACAGAGGTAGGTGAAGTTCAGGAAATTGAGCAGGATATTGTGGAACGCGTTTTCCATATTGGAGACCGAAAAGTAAATTCTTTAATGACACACCGCAAGTCGGTTGATATGTTGCCATTAAAAGCCGATAAAGAAAAAATTAAAGAACTTGTAGTTCAGGATCTTCATGCAGTTTATCCTGTTTATAATGATAATTACGACGATATTGTGGGAGTGGTAACACTTAAAAATATCTTTGCCAATATCGAAAAAGATAATTTCGATCTAGGGTCAATATTATCTGATGCGCCTTATTTAATGGAACAGACTACGGCCTATAAAGCCTTAGAAAATTTCAAAAAAACAGGTGTTCATTACGCTTTAGTTTCTGATGAATATGGTGTTTTTCAGGGTATGATTACTTTGAATGACATCTTAGAAGCTTTAGTGGGCGATGCCGCAGAATTTTATAAAGATGAATTCCAGCTTATCGAAAGAGAAGACGGCTCGTGGCTTGTTGACGGACATTATTCGTTACACGACTTTTTGACCTATTTTGAGTTGGATGAATTAACAAACGATTACGAAGTAAACACCGTAAGCGGAATGATTATGACCGAGCTGTCTCATATTCCAAAAGAAGGAGAAAAATTGGTTTGGCAGAAGTTCGTCCTTGAAGTGGTCGACATGGATGGCGTTAAGATTGATAAAGTGCTTGTAAAAGCGCTAAAAGAGTAG